The following DNA comes from Leptospira stimsonii.
AAGTAGAAGGGAATCACACCCACGACTTCGTACCAATTCATCGAGAAGTAAGTTCCCGGGTCTTTGGATTTTCTAAATTTTGTGATGAGTTCCACACCCCAAATCACGAGAACGAAAAAGTCAAAACCGATAACGTAGGCATAGAGTTCTTTGGGAAGAAATTCTTTATAAGAATTATAGATCAAAAGAAGAAGGACGTCGAAGGCGGCAAGGGAAAGAAGAAATAGATCTCTCCCGGATCCCGGTAACGCGCGGAGCCAAAGATAAAAATGCCAGACGTTAAATTTGTTGACCCGGACCGGATTACGTTCGGAATCAGCCATTTTACTCATAATCTCCCTGGAAAGGTTGGTTTACAGTATTTACGAGAATGGGATTCTGGTCACTACAATTCCATGTATTCACAAGTGGCGATTGACGGTTTCAATCTGATTTATAAGTTTCCGGAAACGGAAGAATTGATGTATCAGAATCAACTGAAGAAAGCCAGAGCGGTAGTTTTGGAGTTGATCGAGTTCTATTCTAAAAAAAAGAAAAACCTAACGTTTCACGTTTTCTTCGACGGAAAAAAAGAAATAGCGAGTGAAGTTTATCAAGAGACGTTTGGAAAACTGCACGTGTATTTTAGTCGAGAAAGAAAGGCGGACGACT
Coding sequences within:
- a CDS encoding NYN domain-containing protein, translating into MYSQVAIDGFNLIYKFPETEELMYQNQLKKARAVVLELIEFYSKKKKNLTFHVFFDGKKEIASEVYQETFGKLHVYFSRERKADDLIKEFVRTQVRPSDVQVVSSDKEIFFHAKKWGAHPISSEEFATLVLAETTPKKPEPDSEEYKDKKLNSDELEYWKNLFRKGR